The genome window GCGAAAATGGAAAACGGGGAAAGAAAAATAGAAAATAAGAATATTCTAAAATAATACTGTAATTGCTTTTTCAAGCGAAACTCCCGGACAAACGTCCTAATCGATCAAAACGAAACGAAATCGAATTCTTTAGATAAGCGGGAGTGAAAGAGGGGGAGCGCGGCCTAAACGTATCGGATCGAGATCAAAGGATAAAACGAAGATCCGTGAAAAAGGAAATTTCTCAGTTTGCAGAACAGGAAAAGAACTTCGGATTAAAAAATCGGGATTCCAAAACGAATGGGACTCCCGTTGGAACTGACAGATCGGACAAGTCGGGGATGTTTTCGTTTCCTGATGGGAAGAGTAGGATTCGTGAGAAAGGTTGGAGATCTCTATTTCAGCATGGGTATGAAACTCCTTTCCCATCGAAACGACGAGCAGAAGAACAAGAAATCCGGATTTGAAACCTTTGCCGATCATTCTAAGTTATCGCTAATGATAAACCAATATTAGTAAGAGCGTCAAAACTGTAAAATCAAAAATGAAAGATTCTTGATTTCGTTTCCGCTTTTTTGCGGTTTATGCTTAGACGGTTGCGGTTTTCATCCAACTCATGTCTATGCTATAAAAGTCGAATCGAGGTGCGTATGCTGGAGTTGAGACCGATCTGTGAAAATTGCGAGAAGCCGTTGCCTCCCGAATCGACGGAAGCTTTGATTTGTTCTTTCGAATGTACGTTTTGCGTATCCTGCAACGAAAAATATCTGATGGATATTTGTCCGAACTGCGGAGGAAATTTTGTTCCCCGTCCGATTCGACCCGTACGTAATTGGAAAGGGGATAATTATCTGGGAAAATATCCGGCAAGCGCCAAAAAGAAATTCAGACCCGTGAATGCGACCGAACATCTGGCATTCGCAAAGAAACTTTCGGAAATTCCGCCAAATCAGCGTTAAACGATTATTTTCTCAGAGTGGACATTTCGACGATCGCGGATCGCGGAATTCGGATTTGTCCTGCGTCGATCGTGCTGATCGTGTAATGATCTCCGATCTCGATCAAATAACCTTCCTTGATCTTTCCGTCGTTCGTCTTGATCTGAACGTAGGGACGGGAGGATTTTTGCTCCGATTCCTCGATCTTTCGGAAGGATTCCAAATCCGTCGGTTCGTATTTGTTAAGCGACTTGTTTTCCCGAATCTTTTGTAAGGAATCGAGCTGAGAGCGTAGAACGGATTCTTCTTTGGACGATAACGGACCGATCTGGATCGTAGTAGGCGCGTTCTGCGAAGAATCGACAGTGCGTTCGGCGATCGATCCCGCATCCATTCGGATGACTTGTTCCGTTTCGGTGCTGTTTATAGATTGAACTTCGATTTTTCCTTCGATCAATAGAATTCTTTCTTTATCCGGAATCGCGGAAACCAACAAGGAAGTTCCCAGCAAGACGGAGCGGATATGAGGACTATTCGCTTCGACCGAGATCCCTTCCGGTTTGTGAACGGAAGAAAACAGGAGCGAACCGCTGTGAACGGAGATTCTCAACGTTTTTCCTTTCGATTCGATCGATGTGAGCGTGTTCGGAAAGAGTCGGAGCGAGAAGGTTCCAAGTCCGTCCAATGTCAGATCACAAAAGGATTGATTCTTTGTGGACAGTTCAATTTGAAAATTTGACGAGGCGTTGTGTTCGCAGATTCCCTGACTTGCTTTTAAATTTACCGCGATTTTGTAAGAATCTTCTCGCGTTTGATAAAATAAGAATATTCCAAAAACGAAAAATAGAGAAGCGGCTGCCGATAAAAATACTCCGGTTTTCTTCCAAGGAGAAATCATACTCTTAGGAGGAATCGGGAACTGATTCGGATCGAGAGAGCGCAAGAGCGTTTTGACGCGCATCAATTCAAAATATTCTTTTTGCGCCTCAGGATCGTTCATTAGATCCTTTGAAAGTTTTTCGGAGTCCGATGCGTTGGAGAAAAGCTGAAGCAGAATTTGTTTTGATTTTTCTTTCATTCTTTCCCTCCTTGCAGCCAGCTTCCGTCGATTCCGGATGTTTTTAATTCTTCCCTTAAAAGCGTTAGTGCGGAAACCAATCTTCTACTAACGGTTCTTTGTGCGATTCCCGTATGGGAAGACGTTTCCGCGATGGACTTCCCATGTATACAATGAAGAATCACGATCGATTTTTCAGGTTCTTTGAGTAAATGTATGGATTTCGATAATTTTTCTAATAAAAGTTTCTCTTCTTCCATTTTATACGCCGAAGTTTCGTAAGAAGAAACTAAATTCTCCCAAGAAGAAAATTCGACGAGGTCTTTTTCTTTTCGACTTTTTCGAAAGTAGTCGATTAACTCGTTTCTCGCAATCGAATATACCCACGTGCTTTCCGATCCTTTGCTCGAATCGAATCGTTCACGATGGTTGTGCACCTTGATAAAAGTTTCCTGGCATAATTCTTCCGCAGTCTCGTTGGTAATTCCGGACTTTAGAAAGAAAAACTTGAGTTTATTATAGTAACTCTTATACAGGTATTCAACGTTGTCTAAATTTACACTCATCCGTGGAGAAGCACTTCCAAGTCTTACTACGAATGGACGTTTGCATGCTTGCCAAAATTTTTCCCCGCTTTGACAAAAAATATTATTTTATAACTTTTCTTTTGATCCCCCCGCTTTTGTTCTCTTTGGATTTGAACGCGGACGTTCTAATACTGAAAGATGGGAAACGAATTAAAGCCGATAAGATTACGATGAAGAATGGCAATTCGGTTGAAATCCGAATCGGAAAAGAAACTCAAGTCATCGAATTTTCAAAGGTGGAATCTATTTTGCCGGAATTCCCCGCCAAAAAGGATCCCAAAGAGATTCGGAAAGAAAAAATTTCCAAGTTACAGGATCGTTCTCCTGTGAAAACGCGAGAGAACACCGGTCCGCTTTCCCCGGAATCGTTACCTTCGAAAACCGTGGAACCCGCAGAAAATAATGCGACAATGCTTGCAGAGCCTAAAATAAAGAATCGGTATTACCGTTTGCAGGCGTTGATTCCAGGTTGGTCGCCGCTTTTGCTTTCGGACGATTACAAAGTGAAAGCGACGGGCGGGATCATCGCAGCATCGGAGTTGTATCTTTTGTATCGAGGTTTCGAATTTTTTGCAAAACCGGAACGTTACTATCAGGCTCCTTCAGGCCCTTCTTCAGAAGCAACGATTCCATGGCTCTTAAGCATCAGTTCTGGATTAAATGCAAGCGCCAACGGGATTCCCGTCTTGTATTTTAATATGCAGGCTCCACACCTTGTCGTTACGCAGCGTGGTCACGTGATGGAGGATTCCGAGTTCAATCGGCAGAAGGAATTTTATGCGCTTGCGCTCGTAACGGTTTTGACCTTGGACATCGTGTTCGGTAGCGCGAATTTAATCGAAGGGAATATTAAAAGTGTCCGCTTGATTACAAGCGACGGAGGGAGAACTTCTTCGGTCGCCATCACCTGGGTTTTTTAGGATCAACTCTTAAAACTGAATTCGATTTATGCCTTTTCATCCCTAAGAACGAAAAACGCGCACGATCAAAAATTTACTTTATACAATTTTTTTGGCGAAGATACGAGGTGTCTCCGTATTCATTCATAGATTTTGTAAAAAGGAGAATCTATGATGAGAAATATAAAATTTATGTTGGTGATTGTTTCACTCATTGGAACGATTGTTTGCGGCCAGTCTAAAAAAGACGATTCGAATGACGTCGCTGCACTTGCACTGTTGGCACAAATAAGTTCCGATCAAAAGCTTAATTCGCAAGTAAGTCAATTATTCTCAGCCCTTTATCCTTTGCCTGCAGATGCGAATTCGAACGCAAGAGCCTTGGGCGACGTTGATCCTTTGTATAATCCGTTTGCCGCAGTCATTACTCAGGCTTGTCAATTGGGCGGGTCACAGACAATTGACGGAACTTTGACGGGTGGAGCCACCGGTAACACCGGAAACGATCTACTTTGGAGTTACGATAATTGCAAAGAAAATTCGATCGGTGTCGGTCCTAACGGAAATGCGATTCCGGTTCCGCTGACCTATAACGGAACTTTGAAACGATCTTTGAATCAAAGATTCAACTCGTCGACTTCGGGTAACGTCTTTACTTCTATCAATTCCGGCACAGATCGAATTCAATCGTCTAATTATTCCATTAACGGAATCACCTTTCCTACTTTTGATATTACCTTTACAAGAAACGATTCGGTTTATACCCGAACAGAATATCAAACCGGAAAATTCAAAGGAGTTTTGGAAGAACACGTAAAGGTCACCGGCCTATTTGACGGAAAGGCAGTCGATACGACCATTAACTATAAGATTTACTTCGGGGGCCAATAATATAGAGTTTCTCCGTATGCCGAGATTCGAAGTTACATCGAATTTCGGCATGCGAATTTTCTCAATCCATCATTCGCGTCTTCGTTCTCGAAAGTGCGATTTTGATTGCGGCCTGATCGTAAGTTTTTTATTCCTCTTGAATCCTCGTCTTGGATGTCAGTTCAGATTATAGATTTGATTTCCCGAGAAGTCGTCTCTAAGAACACCAATTATAGATCGTTGCTTATTGTTTATAACTTTTGATCGAATTCGGGCCGTTTCCCGATTTTTAAGTCGCCGCCTGAATGAAATACATTAGGCGAAACTGATCTAAAATAGTAAGGAAAATGAAAAAGGAATTTGCCGCGTTCGGCGTTGCGAATACGTTGTCCCGGCAGTTAAACGATCGAAAAATATCAAGGTTTCGCTTAACGCGTATTTTGGTCGAATCGTAGACGAAAAAAAATCTCACTCGGAGCATCGTATGAAAAAAATACTATTTCTCACCGCCTTGTTGGCGATTGGTTCGATCGGTTGTAAGCCTTGTTCGGACTTGGAAGCAAGAATCTGCTCGGATCTCGGGCCGAAATGTGAAAAATGGAAAACTCTCGGAAAGCCGGGAATGCCTTCGGCGGATCAGGATCAATATCGTTCTGGAAGAAGAAAGTTGATCGGTGTTTTGTTG of Leptospira sanjuanensis contains these proteins:
- the srp gene encoding sigma factor SigX-regulated lipoprotein, whose product is MMRNIKFMLVIVSLIGTIVCGQSKKDDSNDVAALALLAQISSDQKLNSQVSQLFSALYPLPADANSNARALGDVDPLYNPFAAVITQACQLGGSQTIDGTLTGGATGNTGNDLLWSYDNCKENSIGVGPNGNAIPVPLTYNGTLKRSLNQRFNSSTSGNVFTSINSGTDRIQSSNYSINGITFPTFDITFTRNDSVYTRTEYQTGKFKGVLEEHVKVTGLFDGKAVDTTINYKIYFGGQ
- a CDS encoding RNA polymerase sigma factor; this encodes MSVNLDNVEYLYKSYYNKLKFFFLKSGITNETAEELCQETFIKVHNHRERFDSSKGSESTWVYSIARNELIDYFRKSRKEKDLVEFSSWENLVSSYETSAYKMEEEKLLLEKLSKSIHLLKEPEKSIVILHCIHGKSIAETSSHTGIAQRTVSRRLVSALTLLREELKTSGIDGSWLQGGKE
- a CDS encoding DUF1272 domain-containing protein, which produces MLELRPICENCEKPLPPESTEALICSFECTFCVSCNEKYLMDICPNCGGNFVPRPIRPVRNWKGDNYLGKYPASAKKKFRPVNATEHLAFAKKLSEIPPNQR
- the rsx gene encoding LIMLP_03685 family anti-sigma factor — translated: MKEKSKQILLQLFSNASDSEKLSKDLMNDPEAQKEYFELMRVKTLLRSLDPNQFPIPPKSMISPWKKTGVFLSAAASLFFVFGIFLFYQTREDSYKIAVNLKASQGICEHNASSNFQIELSTKNQSFCDLTLDGLGTFSLRLFPNTLTSIESKGKTLRISVHSGSLLFSSVHKPEGISVEANSPHIRSVLLGTSLLVSAIPDKERILLIEGKIEVQSINSTETEQVIRMDAGSIAERTVDSSQNAPTTIQIGPLSSKEESVLRSQLDSLQKIRENKSLNKYEPTDLESFRKIEESEQKSSRPYVQIKTNDGKIKEGYLIEIGDHYTISTIDAGQIRIPRSAIVEMSTLRK
- a CDS encoding LIC10965 family protein; protein product: MIGKGFKSGFLVLLLVVSMGKEFHTHAEIEISNLSHESYSSHQETKTSPTCPICQFQRESHSFWNPDFLIRSSFPVLQTEKFPFSRIFVLSFDLDPIRLGRAPPLSLPLI